The Shinella zoogloeoides genome contains the following window.
CCGTTGGCGAGCAGCGCGGAGGCGACGGTGTCGCCTTCCAGCGCATCGAACGTCTTTCCGTCGAAGGTGAAACGCGCCGTCTTGGCGGGCGTCAGGCGGCCCTGGCCGGCAATGCGATTGGCGCCGCTCATTTCGCGGTTCCTTCCGTGGTCTCGTTGGTTGCGGCGGCAGGCGCGGCGCCCGGAATATCGGGCTTCGGCTCACCTGCCTTGTAGCTCATGAAGAACTTGTCGCTCACCGTGTCGCGCGCCGCATTGAAGAAGCGGCCGCAGCCATGGATATGGCGCCAGCGTTCGAAGATCAGGCCCTTCGGGTTATCGCGCAGGAAGAAGTAGTCCTGGAATTCCTCGTCGGTGATATCGGCGATGTTGGTCGGCCGGGCGATGTGCGCATCGCCGCCGTGGCGGAATTCGAGCTCCGAGCGCTCTTCCTCGCAGTAGGGGCAGTAGATCAGCAGCATGGTTCAACTCTTCTCGTCAGGCTCGATATAGAGACCAAAGGCTTTTATATTTCGGTGCATCACGCGCTCGCGCCTTCGACGCCAGCCTTGTGACAAATAACCACCAGTTTCCTTCTCCGGCTCGGCAGCATAATCATCGCGATATCCGGCCGTGTCGTGCATTGGGTGCTTCAGGATGAGCGT
Protein-coding sequences here:
- a CDS encoding sarcosine oxidase subunit delta, whose protein sequence is MLLIYCPYCEEERSELEFRHGGDAHIARPTNIADITDEEFQDYFFLRDNPKGLIFERWRHIHGCGRFFNAARDTVSDKFFMSYKAGEPKPDIPGAAPAAATNETTEGTAK